One window of Bactrocera tryoni isolate S06 chromosome 2, CSIRO_BtryS06_freeze2, whole genome shotgun sequence genomic DNA carries:
- the LOC120768275 gene encoding gustatory and pheromone receptor 32a-like, with the protein MRSLNRVGHESNVKSDKTRKPAKNSILLYLKCHLLLLKYLGLLPFYTTLSAYEIDMPTQRSIYINRAILLAKFALNISHINVVLSPIILQLLFKRSNTDGIANLLDVAFCMLSDITITWTCARSTTEILLIINSFLRVDKLLGQHPDSPAERSCATNHFNRYLFIVFGYITLVMIAYVKHTLDYFSMYFCAYITFYQLENAISCGFVVFISALLHLLTERFQYVNRLIEQYTTKNLLPKRYPYMSTTSMLSFDRNTNTHDDVNLRMFAQNSAMIYSLHIDLLDIYKMVNKYAGLGLLMFLLYACYGLLSCAYDCFVCEWQTSDDLYYGIWTFSWLPLYAGILILLATNCAKATNQANNTSQILARVYGKGKAYQNIIDKFLTKSIRQDVHFTAYGFFVIDNTTLFKISSALVTYLVILIQFKQLEKSKD; encoded by the exons ATGCGAAGTCTCAATCGCGTAGGTCATGAAAGTAACGTTAAAAGCGATAAAACACGAAAACCTGCAAAGAACTCCATACTCCTCTACTTGAAGTGCCATTTGTTATTACTGAAATACTTGGGTCTATTACCGTTCTATACTACGCTTAGTGCCTATGAGATTGACATGCCAACCCAACGCTCGATATATATAAACCGAGCCATACTTTTGGCTAAATTTGCGTTGAACATTTCGCACATCAATGTCGTTCTGTCACCCATAATACTGCAGCTACTCTTCAAAAGAAGCAATACGGACGGCATTGCCAACTTGTTGGACGTGGCCTTTTGTATGCTCAGTGATATCACAATAACGTGGACCTGTGCCCGTAGTACCACGGAAATCCTGCTGATAATCAATAGCTTCTTAAGAGTGGACAAGCTACTCGGACAACATCCAGACTCGCCGGCTGAAAGAAGCTGCGCCACCAATCATTTCAATAGATATTTGTTCATAGTATTTGGTTACATTACTCTCGTCATGATAGCATACGTTAAACACACTTTGGACTATTTCTCCATGTACTTTTGCGCGTACATAACCTTCTACCAGCTGGAGAACGCGATCTCGTGCGGCTTTGTTGTATTCATTTCAGCGCTACTGCATCTACTCACGGAGCGCTTTCAATACGTAAATCGGCTGATCGAGCAATACACTACTAAAAATTTGCTACCGAAACGATATCCATACATGAGCACAACGTCGATGTTGAGCTTCGACAGAAATACGAACACGCACGACGATGTCAATTTGAGAATGTTTGCGCAGAATTCAGCTATGATTTATAGTTTGCACATCGATTTGTTGGATATTTACAAAATGGTCAACAAATATGCCGGTTTGGGTCTCTTGATGTTTTTACTGTACGCCTGCTATGGCTTATTGTCCTGCGCCTACGATTGCTTCGTGTGCGAATGGCAAACGAGCGACGATTTGTATTATGGCATCTGGACATTCTCTTGGTTACCTCTCTATGCGGGAATTCTAATACTCTTAGCGACTAACTGCGCGAAGGCTACAAATCAG GCAAATAACACGTCGCAAATACTTGCGAGAGTCTACGGAAAGGGCAAggcatatcaaaatatt ATTGACAAGTTTCTTACCAAAAGCATTAGACAGGATGTGCACTTCACCGCTTACGGCTTCTTTGTTATCGATAATACAACACTGTTCAAG ATTTCCTCAGCTCTGGTCACTTATCTAGTGATACTAATCCAGTTCAAACAGTTGGAAAAATCCAAGGATTAG